From a single Shewanella denitrificans OS217 genomic region:
- a CDS encoding complement resistance protein TraT, which yields MTIRTSTITGVFAAAALLALSGCAAIHTSIAKKDLDVQTKLSTAIFVDPVAPEKRKLYLEMRSAVMEFDRNAFRSSLISQIQNSGNSYVLVDDPDEAQYTMSVFVRNLEKASPTAADNYLRTGFEGVAAGSAIGYAVGSDFGDVALGGVVGGLAATAANAFVKDVTYLLVADIQIKERANKGVMVRKDSKVNTKISDDGASTQTYSEVSNKKEYRTRVVTTANQVNLELADAQPLMFEKTAYAMASFF from the coding sequence ATGACAATCAGGACTTCAACGATTACCGGCGTGTTTGCTGCAGCTGCCCTATTAGCACTTTCAGGATGTGCCGCAATTCACACCTCAATAGCAAAAAAAGATCTAGATGTTCAGACCAAACTAAGTACCGCTATTTTTGTTGATCCCGTTGCACCAGAAAAACGCAAATTATACTTAGAGATGCGCTCTGCTGTCATGGAGTTTGATCGCAATGCATTCCGTTCATCACTAATATCGCAAATTCAAAACAGTGGTAACTCTTATGTATTGGTCGATGACCCTGACGAAGCTCAATATACTATGAGTGTATTTGTGAGAAATCTAGAAAAAGCGTCTCCTACAGCCGCAGACAACTACCTAAGAACTGGCTTTGAAGGTGTTGCAGCAGGATCTGCGATAGGGTATGCCGTTGGTAGCGATTTTGGTGATGTGGCTTTAGGCGGAGTAGTCGGTGGTTTAGCTGCGACGGCAGCAAACGCTTTTGTTAAGGACGTCACTTATTTGCTCGTAGCTGATATACAAATTAAAGAACGTGCTAACAAAGGGGTTATGGTTCGCAAAGACTCTAAAGTTAACACCAAAATCTCCGATGATGGTGCATCAACTCAAACTTACTCTGAAGTCAGTAACAAAAAAGAATACCGCACTCGGGTGGTTACTACAGCCAACCAAGTTAACTTGGAACTCGCAGATGCTCAACCATTAATGTTTGAAAAAACCGCTTATGCAATGGCGTCGTTTTTCTAA
- a CDS encoding sensor domain-containing diguanylate cyclase → MKTMPSLHKWPVNIFSWLCCSLILGLGCCLLLANQAIANVLPATQTPAQLIHTELTQDAPSISILEANQATIEEIIEETSQETAAAEIALLFDEAQRYRGTDGAKSSAILQRLEKLRHNLSQEQAYYLDYLQAYQQGILGKHDIALNTLLNVFNNTQSTELKFQSGHTIFNVLAISRRFVEALSYYNQTMALYSQVSDGGLRATSLFAGMMLFNELGDYERVISIRQHSDLATLSEGLRCKADAFLIRAESNLGPSDKVLPFEQGLALCRSAGQPLYESFIRLYYVRFLLANSQYMEAKTELEAHLATSLSTQYKLIIQEYYYLMAKTYWLLGNEAEATLFAERALETSVSEQYSLPLTLSLELSYQMAKQRGDFELALQYAEQYAQADKGYLNQLRVKAMALEMNKAEMLEQQQRIEILKRENQLLTLAQALERKENVNVQLLIVVLLLCLLSVCIWAYRSKRIQSELARLAQVDELTQVFNRRQLVLLGGQVLALAERNKTKVSVIMVDLDFFKSINDRFGHNVGDWALRRVAETLNALGRKSDVFGRLGGEEFAFVLSDCALEQALDFAELCRNEIATIDVSDSLFPGALSLTASFGVTETGLSGYDLEGLLSDADQALYQAKDSQRNCVVKFEAHPITNESDVATDAARDEVREGVSDATTDGTTSVKIGEATDATTGKTVNV, encoded by the coding sequence ATGAAGACGATGCCCAGCTTACACAAATGGCCGGTTAACATCTTTAGTTGGTTATGTTGCAGCCTTATTCTTGGATTGGGCTGCTGTTTGTTACTTGCAAATCAGGCTATTGCTAACGTTTTACCCGCTACTCAAACTCCAGCTCAGTTAATTCATACAGAATTAACCCAGGATGCGCCCAGCATCAGCATCCTCGAAGCAAATCAAGCAACTATTGAAGAAATTATCGAAGAAACAAGCCAAGAAACAGCTGCAGCTGAGATTGCTTTGTTATTTGATGAGGCGCAGCGTTACCGTGGCACAGACGGTGCCAAATCTAGCGCCATTCTTCAGCGATTGGAGAAGCTAAGACACAATCTCAGTCAAGAGCAGGCCTACTATTTAGATTATCTGCAGGCCTATCAGCAAGGTATTTTGGGAAAGCATGACATAGCTCTAAATACACTGCTGAATGTGTTTAATAACACTCAAAGTACAGAGCTTAAGTTTCAGTCTGGGCACACCATTTTCAATGTGCTGGCCATATCTAGGCGCTTTGTCGAAGCGCTGTCTTACTATAATCAGACCATGGCCTTATATTCACAAGTTAGCGATGGCGGCTTGAGAGCGACATCATTGTTTGCTGGCATGATGTTGTTTAATGAATTAGGCGACTATGAAAGAGTCATTTCAATAAGGCAGCACTCAGATTTGGCAACCCTCTCAGAGGGCCTGCGCTGTAAGGCGGATGCGTTCCTTATAAGAGCCGAATCTAATCTTGGCCCCTCAGATAAGGTATTGCCATTTGAGCAAGGTTTAGCTCTTTGCCGCTCAGCAGGGCAACCTTTATATGAATCTTTTATTAGGCTGTATTATGTGCGTTTCTTATTGGCTAACAGTCAATACATGGAGGCCAAAACTGAGCTTGAAGCCCATCTTGCCACCAGTCTGTCGACCCAATATAAGCTCATTATTCAAGAATATTATTATCTGATGGCCAAGACCTATTGGTTGTTAGGCAATGAAGCTGAGGCGACGCTATTTGCAGAGCGTGCCCTTGAGACTAGCGTCAGCGAACAGTATTCCTTACCACTGACTTTGAGCCTGGAGCTTAGCTATCAGATGGCCAAGCAGCGGGGTGACTTCGAACTGGCACTCCAGTATGCAGAGCAATATGCCCAAGCGGATAAAGGTTATTTAAATCAATTGCGTGTCAAGGCGATGGCCCTAGAAATGAATAAGGCCGAGATGCTAGAACAACAACAGCGCATTGAAATACTCAAACGAGAAAATCAATTGCTGACCTTGGCGCAAGCGCTTGAGCGCAAAGAGAATGTCAATGTGCAGTTACTGATTGTCGTGTTGCTGCTGTGTTTGCTGTCAGTCTGTATTTGGGCTTATCGTTCCAAACGCATACAAAGCGAACTAGCCCGTCTAGCACAGGTGGATGAACTCACTCAAGTCTTTAATCGCCGTCAATTGGTGCTGCTTGGCGGACAAGTGTTGGCATTGGCTGAGCGTAATAAAACCAAGGTTAGCGTTATCATGGTGGACTTAGATTTTTTTAAATCCATCAATGATAGATTTGGTCACAATGTGGGTGATTGGGCCTTGAGGCGGGTGGCAGAGACCTTGAACGCTTTGGGCCGCAAGAGCGACGTCTTTGGCCGTTTAGGCGGGGAGGAATTTGCCTTTGTGTTAAGTGATTGTGCTCTAGAACAAGCCTTAGATTTTGCAGAATTATGCCGAAATGAAATTGCCACCATAGATGTGTCTGACAGTTTATTTCCAGGGGCCTTGAGTCTCACCGCAAGTTTTGGTGTCACAGAAACAGGCTTATCAGGCTATGATTTAGAAGGCTTACTTTCTGATGCCGATCAAGCCCTCTATCAAGCCAAAGACAGTCAACGAAATTGTGTGGTGAAATTTGAAGCACATCCCATTACTAATGAAAGTGATGTTGCAACCGATGCAGCGAGAGATGAGGTAAGGGAAGGCGTATCGGATGCAACAACCGATGGCACAACATCTGTTAAAATCGGTGAAGCCACAGATGCGACAACAGGAAAAACAGTGAATGTTTAA
- the cobA gene encoding uroporphyrinogen-III C-methyltransferase gives MEVVSLPGQVAKGKVWLVGAGPGDVELLTMKAYRVLKSADAVLYDALVSQDILDLIPSSAEKIAVGKRAGKHSAPQDDINQLLVTKAYTRKNVVRLKGGDPFIFGRGGEELQTLVASGIAFEVVPGITAASGTSAYAGIPLTHRDYAQGVSFITGHCQLASRPMDWQGYANPNNTLVVYMGILNANIIRDGLINAGRSPDTPVAIVSKATTASQQRFIGNLNDLAQLAADPALEMPALMIIGEVVQLADTLNWFEPAALSQQQTHTNVKTSSN, from the coding sequence ATGGAAGTTGTTTCACTGCCAGGTCAAGTGGCTAAAGGTAAAGTCTGGTTAGTGGGCGCAGGCCCAGGCGATGTTGAATTGCTGACCATGAAGGCGTATCGGGTGCTAAAAAGTGCCGATGCTGTGCTTTATGATGCCCTAGTAAGCCAAGATATCTTAGATTTAATCCCCTCAAGTGCCGAAAAAATTGCCGTAGGTAAGCGTGCGGGTAAGCACAGTGCGCCCCAAGATGATATTAATCAGTTATTGGTGACTAAGGCATATACCCGTAAAAACGTGGTGCGTCTAAAAGGCGGCGACCCCTTTATATTTGGTCGTGGCGGTGAAGAATTGCAAACCTTAGTGGCCAGTGGCATCGCCTTTGAAGTGGTGCCTGGCATTACAGCGGCAAGTGGCACCTCAGCCTATGCTGGCATTCCACTCACTCACAGAGATTATGCCCAAGGGGTGAGCTTTATTACTGGCCATTGTCAGTTAGCCAGCCGCCCTATGGACTGGCAAGGCTACGCCAATCCCAATAACACCTTAGTGGTGTATATGGGGATTTTGAACGCCAATATTATTCGCGATGGCTTAATTAACGCAGGCCGCAGCCCAGACACACCGGTAGCGATAGTGTCAAAAGCCACCACTGCATCCCAGCAGCGATTTATCGGTAACTTAAACGACTTAGCCCAATTGGCGGCAGATCCTGCCTTAGAGATGCCAGCCTTGATGATCATAGGCGAAGTGGTGCAACTTGCCGATACGCTCAATTGGTTTGAACCTGCGGCATTAAGTCAGCAACAAACACACACAAATGTAAAAACGAGCAGTAATTAA
- a CDS encoding DUF3103 domain-containing protein: protein MKATTQIITATMMMLTATASGTAQAKAHTLDTQGLSAASVSDSGLLVPLAQSKRQIALDLSRQYQQLKPLLQQNINQYQLAVNTREMVQQAEFDAKVLRQTDAAISQQKGLPARTELVQLRLADTSMLASWQQGELPLFAFEPDGDDSQWAYVEAFDTQGNVHLLDVYTLPQQPVFVVGLDSKKAMMAGIAQMKAEFATAARKGNLLNKSIKGLDPVEKEAVTSADAALSTTVIKQISLNDDMEPWISGKAEVYGIVTGVSPSRDTPVLDIVEMPYLDYADTQYYPNQIVIHWQRYRWAAADMVLMEHDDGTNYKALATKLLEAAEQILRMIPDPEVQGLAVIAQITNGILAVMPDAWFTNDDDFVDVYYTLQEGQYYHNHRGASGNATTSFAPLLINPR from the coding sequence ATGAAAGCTACAACTCAGATAATCACTGCGACAATGATGATGTTAACTGCCACGGCAAGTGGTACTGCACAAGCTAAGGCTCATACCTTGGATACACAAGGCCTGAGTGCTGCCTCTGTAAGCGATAGCGGTTTGTTGGTGCCTTTGGCTCAATCTAAACGGCAGATTGCCTTGGATTTAAGTCGTCAATATCAGCAGCTTAAACCTTTGCTACAGCAGAATATTAACCAATATCAACTGGCAGTGAATACCCGTGAAATGGTGCAGCAAGCTGAGTTTGATGCCAAGGTACTAAGGCAAACTGATGCAGCCATTAGCCAACAAAAAGGCTTACCAGCTCGTACTGAGCTAGTGCAGTTACGCTTAGCAGATACCAGTATGTTGGCATCTTGGCAGCAGGGGGAGTTGCCCTTATTTGCCTTCGAACCCGATGGCGATGATAGTCAATGGGCTTATGTTGAAGCCTTTGATACTCAAGGTAATGTTCATTTATTGGATGTCTATACTCTGCCACAACAACCCGTATTTGTGGTTGGCTTAGACAGCAAGAAAGCCATGATGGCTGGTATAGCGCAGATGAAGGCCGAGTTTGCAACCGCAGCTAGAAAAGGTAACTTGCTTAATAAATCCATTAAAGGGCTTGATCCTGTTGAGAAGGAGGCCGTTACCAGCGCCGATGCAGCGCTTTCCACCACTGTGATTAAGCAAATTTCTCTTAATGATGATATGGAGCCGTGGATCTCGGGTAAAGCCGAAGTGTATGGCATAGTGACCGGAGTATCACCGAGCCGCGATACTCCAGTGCTAGATATCGTTGAAATGCCCTATTTGGATTATGCCGATACTCAATATTACCCAAATCAGATAGTGATCCACTGGCAGCGCTATCGCTGGGCGGCGGCAGATATGGTGCTGATGGAGCATGATGATGGCACTAACTACAAGGCATTAGCGACTAAGTTACTGGAAGCTGCGGAGCAAATATTGCGGATGATCCCAGATCCTGAAGTGCAAGGTTTGGCTGTGATAGCCCAGATAACCAATGGTATTTTAGCCGTAATGCCCGATGCCTGGTTCACCAATGATGATGACTTTGTCGACGTGTATTACACCTTGCAAGAAGGTCAGTATTATCACAACCATAGAGGCGCCAGTGGCAATGCCACCACAAGTTTTGCCCCGCTGCTGATCAACCCAAGATAG
- a CDS encoding phospholipase A: MPQSLAQDLVISEQAEPETSLVEERVKDELATSESPFVLTPHRVNYFLPVTYNTNPNNTPFVDQLGQADEELDNLEAKFQISFKFPLGYNLFGNNGHLFLAYTNQSYWQVYNQEISSPFRETNHEPEIFMLFNNDWQIAGFTNSFIGVGAAHQSNGKTPGLSRSWNRLYGTLIFDKGPYALAVKAWWRIPEDEKETPTSSKGDDNPDLTDYLGHMELTGVYGLDKHRFSLLLRNNFKNPNRGAIEFTWSYPIMGNLRFYTQYFNGYGESLIDYNHHNQRIGIGFSINDIL, from the coding sequence ATGCCACAATCACTTGCACAAGACCTTGTCATTAGCGAGCAAGCAGAACCTGAAACCTCCCTCGTTGAAGAGCGAGTAAAAGATGAGTTGGCCACCTCTGAAAGCCCCTTTGTACTGACTCCTCATAGGGTCAATTATTTCTTACCTGTGACCTATAACACTAACCCCAACAACACGCCCTTCGTGGATCAGCTAGGCCAAGCTGACGAAGAGCTTGATAACTTGGAGGCTAAGTTTCAAATTAGTTTTAAATTTCCTTTAGGTTACAACTTGTTTGGCAACAATGGTCACCTATTCTTGGCCTACACCAACCAATCTTACTGGCAGGTCTATAACCAAGAGATTTCCTCACCGTTCCGTGAAACCAATCACGAGCCAGAAATATTCATGCTATTCAATAATGATTGGCAGATTGCAGGGTTTACTAACTCCTTTATTGGCGTTGGCGCCGCCCATCAGTCGAACGGCAAGACTCCCGGATTATCGAGAAGTTGGAATCGCCTTTATGGCACGCTGATTTTTGATAAGGGCCCCTATGCCCTGGCTGTGAAAGCGTGGTGGCGTATCCCAGAAGATGAAAAAGAAACCCCTACTTCATCTAAGGGCGATGATAATCCAGATCTCACCGATTACTTAGGTCACATGGAACTCACAGGCGTTTATGGCTTAGATAAACACAGATTCAGCCTGTTACTGAGAAACAACTTTAAAAACCCTAACCGCGGGGCCATTGAGTTTACCTGGAGCTACCCCATCATGGGGAATTTGCGCTTTTATACTCAGTATTTTAATGGCTATGGCGAAAGCTTAATTGACTACAATCACCATAACCAGCGCATAGGCATCGGCTTCTCAATTAACGATATTCTCTAG
- a CDS encoding SAM-dependent methyltransferase yields the protein MVSTNKKGSLVCVGVGMTMGSHLTPLSRNYIETADVVFSLMSDGIVEQWVETMNPDVRSLQPFYQEGTSRLISYQNMINAVLDEVRQGKNVVGAFYGHPGVFAMVTHKLIAQSKKEGFYCHMEAGISAEDCLIADLGIDPGRLGCQQYEASQFMFYRRTIDTAAYLILWQPGIAGDQSLARFATAESFRAVLVELLCEYYAKDHQVILYEAKTLAFNNPRIDTLPLGELAKATIHLHTTLVIPPSTQLVKNETLLAKLNALETLAQ from the coding sequence ATGGTGTCAACGAATAAAAAAGGAAGCTTAGTCTGTGTTGGGGTCGGCATGACTATGGGATCGCATTTAACGCCCCTTAGCAGAAACTATATAGAGACCGCCGATGTGGTGTTCTCGTTAATGTCCGATGGCATAGTCGAGCAATGGGTCGAGACCATGAACCCTGATGTGCGCAGTCTGCAGCCCTTCTATCAAGAAGGCACCTCAAGGCTGATTTCATATCAAAACATGATAAATGCCGTGCTTGATGAAGTTAGGCAAGGCAAGAACGTGGTGGGGGCATTTTATGGTCACCCCGGGGTGTTTGCCATGGTGACACATAAGCTTATCGCCCAAAGCAAAAAAGAAGGCTTTTATTGCCATATGGAAGCGGGAATTTCAGCAGAAGATTGCTTGATTGCAGATCTTGGGATAGATCCCGGCCGTTTGGGCTGCCAGCAGTATGAAGCCAGCCAATTTATGTTTTATCGCCGCACTATAGATACCGCCGCCTATTTAATTTTGTGGCAACCAGGCATAGCCGGGGATCAAAGCTTAGCCCGCTTTGCTACCGCCGAGAGCTTTAGGGCCGTGTTAGTGGAACTATTATGCGAGTATTATGCAAAAGATCATCAAGTCATATTATATGAGGCCAAGACCTTAGCCTTTAATAACCCGAGGATAGACACCTTGCCCTTGGGCGAACTCGCCAAGGCGACTATTCATTTACACACCACTTTAGTCATTCCACCTTCGACTCAATTAGTTAAAAATGAAACACTTTTGGCAAAATTAAACGCGTTGGAAACATTAGCACAATAG
- the cysD gene encoding sulfate adenylyltransferase subunit CysD, producing the protein MAVQVLSHLQQLEAESIQIIREVAAEFDNPVMMYSIGKDSSVMLHLARKAFYPGKIPFPLLHVDTGWKFKEMIAFRDAQAKKFGFELLTHTNQEGVEQGVGPFTHGSAKHTDIMKTQALKQALNQHGFDAAFGGARRDEEKSRAKERVYSFRDRHHRWDPKNQRPELWRTYNGAVNKGESIRVFPLSNWTELDIWQYIYQENIEIVPLYFAADRQVVEKGGQLILKDDDRMPLEAGEAVKTEKVRFRTLGCYPLTAAMHSEADTLEKIIEEMLLTRSSERQGRLIDSDQSASMEHKKRQGYF; encoded by the coding sequence ATGGCCGTGCAGGTATTAAGCCATTTACAACAGTTAGAAGCGGAAAGTATTCAAATCATCCGTGAAGTTGCCGCCGAATTTGATAATCCTGTGATGATGTATTCCATAGGTAAAGATTCCTCTGTGATGTTGCATCTGGCCCGCAAAGCTTTTTATCCTGGCAAAATCCCATTCCCTTTACTGCATGTGGATACAGGTTGGAAGTTTAAAGAGATGATTGCTTTTCGTGATGCACAGGCGAAAAAGTTTGGTTTTGAGTTGTTAACTCACACCAATCAAGAAGGGGTAGAGCAAGGCGTTGGCCCTTTCACCCATGGCAGTGCGAAGCACACTGACATCATGAAAACCCAAGCATTAAAGCAGGCTCTAAATCAACATGGTTTCGATGCCGCCTTTGGTGGTGCTCGCCGTGATGAAGAAAAATCCCGCGCCAAAGAGCGTGTATATTCGTTTCGTGATCGTCACCACAGATGGGATCCAAAGAATCAACGTCCAGAACTGTGGCGCACCTATAACGGCGCAGTCAACAAGGGCGAGAGCATTCGTGTGTTTCCGCTATCTAACTGGACTGAACTTGATATTTGGCAATACATCTATCAAGAGAATATCGAAATAGTGCCACTGTATTTTGCTGCCGACCGTCAGGTGGTGGAAAAGGGCGGTCAACTTATCCTTAAGGATGATGACCGCATGCCACTTGAGGCGGGCGAAGCGGTGAAAACCGAGAAAGTGCGCTTTAGAACCTTAGGTTGTTACCCATTAACTGCGGCTATGCATTCAGAGGCCGACACCTTAGAAAAGATTATCGAAGAAATGCTGCTAACACGTTCCAGTGAGCGTCAGGGGCGACTGATAGATTCAGATCAGAGTGCCTCCATGGAGCATAAGAAACGTCAAGGTTACTTCTAA
- a CDS encoding acyl-CoA dehydrogenase family protein, with translation MFKGLKAELGIETLSQLDQLPADIVKTELQRLGIPALGLKLNSANSEAGFKQQCQAIVDIAKAWPSAGLVAVMHMHVLLALSRYSTMIPSAKQVLAQVETKQALLASLSAEGSVDANHAPLLHHKVSEDSYLINGVKKPASLSHMADFFICVSRAGKVTEGKQLTPDSSAPAIVLIPRSHAVTVNQTLWKIIPFNAADSHSVSFNEVIISSDEIALDVKKITPFTSLALGTFQVMTMACYLGIAQCLIAKISSQFKPYYELRASMARINMFNETVLPVLYEQGFKADTDAGALAFVQTCRYSLERDLSELVSLIYKHMSAYALVMDEDYLHLMNTLMMLRFHPVGEKQCLRDYMPHFPSA, from the coding sequence ATGTTTAAGGGATTAAAAGCAGAATTAGGGATTGAAACCTTAAGTCAACTGGATCAATTGCCCGCCGATATTGTAAAGACTGAGTTGCAGCGTTTAGGCATACCCGCCTTAGGGCTTAAATTAAATTCCGCCAACAGTGAGGCTGGGTTTAAACAACAATGTCAGGCCATTGTTGATATCGCTAAGGCTTGGCCGTCGGCAGGTCTCGTGGCTGTGATGCACATGCATGTGCTGCTGGCGCTGAGCCGTTATTCAACCATGATACCTTCGGCTAAACAGGTATTGGCACAAGTGGAAACCAAGCAAGCCTTGTTGGCATCATTGTCAGCGGAAGGCTCTGTGGATGCTAATCATGCGCCCTTGTTGCACCATAAAGTCAGTGAAGATAGCTACTTGATTAACGGCGTTAAAAAACCCGCATCACTGAGCCATATGGCCGATTTTTTCATTTGCGTTTCACGGGCAGGGAAGGTAACTGAGGGCAAGCAGTTAACTCCAGACTCTTCTGCGCCAGCCATAGTATTGATCCCGCGAAGTCACGCCGTCACAGTTAATCAAACCCTGTGGAAAATTATTCCTTTCAATGCCGCGGATAGTCACAGTGTGAGTTTTAATGAAGTGATCATAAGCTCAGATGAGATTGCATTGGATGTTAAAAAAATAACCCCTTTCACCTCCCTTGCCTTGGGCACATTTCAAGTGATGACCATGGCCTGCTATTTGGGCATAGCACAATGTTTGATAGCAAAAATTAGCAGCCAATTTAAGCCCTATTATGAGCTAAGAGCGAGCATGGCGCGGATTAATATGTTCAATGAAACTGTACTGCCGGTACTTTATGAGCAAGGCTTTAAGGCTGACACAGATGCAGGAGCACTCGCCTTTGTGCAGACATGCCGTTACAGCTTGGAGCGTGATTTAAGCGAGTTGGTGAGCTTAATTTATAAACATATGAGCGCCTATGCCTTAGTGATGGATGAAGATTATTTACACTTGATGAATACCTTGATGATGCTCAGATTCCACCCTGTGGGTGAGAAACAATGCCTCAGAGATTACATGCCACACTTTCCGAGCGCTTAA
- a CDS encoding S41 family peptidase, whose product MSRRYLSQVLSTALVIVMSTSVLAGEDNKLTHEDKIYGLSLFWKEASDNFAYFDQVPELDFDAAYQGFIPRVLATQSDYEYYRELMRFNALLKDGHTNVYLPQGLEQGHIDWPSIGLYEANKEAVVISTSLALQHSIPLGSTLVKLDDVELATYLEASVMPYIASSTEHILWHSAVRDALDGKPGSHVKLTLKTPQGEIKQLTLTRDNNLRKRANPEESERISLKRAQSNGELFEFKWLEPGMGYLALNGFHDKQILTDFYAALDDIRKAKRLIIDLRFNGGGDSLIAAEILSHFSETELKGAIWKTRKHIAAFKAWGKYDANYKVYADDNAWESGEMEIFPSKENPIIVPTYVLTSRDTASAAEDFLIYADPLAHFTVLGEKTYGSTGQPIFFDLPGGGSFRICTKRDTYPDGREFVGYGITPDVLMTITAERLIAEQDFMLEEAINRLK is encoded by the coding sequence ATGTCTCGAAGATACCTATCACAAGTGCTGTCTACAGCACTCGTTATTGTGATGAGCACAAGTGTGTTGGCGGGGGAAGATAACAAGCTGACCCATGAAGATAAAATCTACGGATTATCACTTTTTTGGAAAGAAGCCAGTGATAACTTCGCCTATTTTGATCAAGTCCCCGAATTGGACTTTGACGCTGCTTATCAAGGCTTTATCCCTCGAGTATTGGCGACACAATCAGACTATGAGTATTATCGAGAATTAATGCGCTTTAATGCCTTACTCAAAGATGGCCATACCAATGTTTATTTACCGCAAGGCTTGGAGCAAGGACACATTGACTGGCCGAGCATTGGGCTTTATGAAGCGAATAAAGAAGCGGTTGTTATCTCTACTAGCTTAGCGTTGCAGCACAGTATTCCCTTAGGTTCGACCTTAGTGAAACTGGATGATGTCGAGCTCGCCACTTATCTTGAAGCGTCCGTCATGCCCTATATTGCCAGCTCAACCGAGCACATACTGTGGCACAGCGCCGTGCGGGATGCACTCGATGGCAAACCTGGCTCTCACGTTAAACTCACCCTTAAAACACCACAAGGTGAAATAAAGCAGCTGACGCTAACACGAGATAATAATTTGAGAAAGCGCGCTAATCCTGAGGAGAGTGAGCGAATTTCCCTTAAGCGTGCTCAGTCTAATGGCGAATTATTCGAGTTTAAATGGCTAGAGCCTGGCATGGGCTATTTAGCCTTAAATGGATTTCATGACAAGCAAATTTTAACGGATTTCTACGCCGCCTTAGACGATATTCGCAAAGCTAAACGCTTAATTATCGATTTGCGTTTCAATGGCGGGGGAGACTCGCTCATTGCCGCAGAAATATTATCTCATTTTAGCGAAACTGAATTGAAAGGTGCGATTTGGAAGACTCGCAAGCACATTGCAGCTTTCAAGGCTTGGGGGAAATATGATGCTAACTATAAAGTCTATGCTGATGATAATGCTTGGGAAAGTGGCGAGATGGAAATCTTCCCTTCTAAAGAAAACCCCATTATAGTGCCCACTTATGTGCTCACCAGCAGGGACACGGCGTCAGCGGCTGAAGACTTCCTTATCTATGCCGATCCTTTAGCCCATTTCACTGTGCTTGGGGAAAAAACCTATGGCAGCACAGGTCAGCCCATCTTCTTCGATTTGCCCGGTGGAGGATCATTTAGAATATGCACTAAACGAGATACTTATCCCGATGGCCGTGAGTTTGTGGGCTATGGCATCACTCCTGACGTGTTAATGACAATCACTGCTGAGCGCTTAATTGCCGAGCAAGACTTTATGCTTGAGGAAGCCATCAATAGGCTTAAATGA